From a single Streptomyces liliifuscus genomic region:
- a CDS encoding LacI family DNA-binding transcriptional regulator, producing MEPRKRPGRTPAPAGRTSRPRQAEVARLAGVSQATVSLVLSPKPDGKGRIISEETRQRVLEAARSLGYVPDPAARRLAAARNNLLGVFSFTATFPTDVQHSYYPFLVGVEREAAALGYDLVLFTGSSTGGAGATGPDALSRVRLADGCLFIGRHTPRAELKRLVEDGFPVVHLGRREELEGVAWVGADYVEATREVVGHLAELGHRRIVLVREDDDAPASTDRQRGFLEGLVATGLPSGPTAVFRSADPQRELSPERLRAWVDEGVTAFVAEETDTGAAWRSLLSAVREAGLDCPGEVSLALLGSPPADLASEPEPTGFDIPRPQLGAAAVRLLAALVAGEEAREPLVSCVFRPGPTTAPPRARP from the coding sequence GTGGAACCCAGGAAGCGGCCCGGACGTACGCCCGCTCCGGCCGGTCGTACGTCGCGGCCCCGGCAGGCCGAGGTGGCCCGGCTCGCGGGGGTGTCGCAGGCGACCGTGTCCCTGGTGCTGTCCCCGAAGCCCGACGGCAAGGGACGCATCATCTCCGAGGAGACCCGGCAGCGGGTCCTGGAGGCGGCCCGCAGCCTCGGTTACGTGCCCGATCCGGCCGCCCGGCGACTGGCCGCCGCCCGCAACAACCTGCTCGGTGTCTTCAGCTTCACCGCCACGTTCCCGACCGATGTGCAGCACTCGTACTACCCCTTCCTGGTCGGCGTGGAGCGCGAGGCGGCGGCGCTCGGCTACGACCTGGTGCTGTTCACCGGGTCGAGCACCGGCGGCGCGGGGGCCACGGGTCCCGACGCCCTGAGCCGGGTCCGGCTCGCCGACGGCTGTCTCTTCATCGGTCGGCACACGCCCCGGGCGGAGCTCAAACGGCTGGTCGAGGACGGCTTCCCGGTCGTGCACCTGGGCCGCCGCGAGGAGTTGGAGGGCGTGGCCTGGGTGGGCGCGGACTATGTCGAGGCCACGCGTGAAGTCGTGGGCCATCTGGCCGAGTTGGGGCATCGGCGCATCGTCCTCGTCCGTGAGGACGACGACGCGCCCGCCTCGACGGACCGTCAGCGCGGCTTCCTGGAAGGACTGGTAGCAACGGGTCTGCCCTCCGGGCCCACAGCCGTCTTCCGGTCCGCGGATCCGCAGCGGGAGCTCAGCCCCGAACGGCTGCGCGCCTGGGTCGATGAAGGAGTGACGGCCTTCGTCGCCGAGGAGACCGACACCGGGGCGGCCTGGCGAAGCCTGCTCTCCGCCGTGCGCGAGGCGGGCCTCGACTGCCCCGGAGAGGTGTCCCTCGCCCTGCTCGGCAGCCCGCCCGCCGACCTGGCAAGTGAACCCGAACCCACCGGATTCGACATCCCCCGCCCGCAGTTGGGTGCTGCCGCCGTGCGGTTGCTGGCCGCGCTCGTCGCGGGCGAGGAGGCACGAGAACCACTCGTCAGCTGCGTCTTCCGCCCGGGCCCGACGACCGCACCGCCGCGTGCCCGTCCCTGA
- a CDS encoding FAD-dependent oxidoreductase, translated as MIPEADILVVGGGLGGVAAALAACRAGRSVVLTEETDWIGGQLTSQAVPPDEHPWVERFGTTASYRRMREEIRRYYRHWYPLRAEALALTDLNPGAGRVSKLCHEPKAALAVLEGMLAPHRAAGRLTVLTEHRPISAESDNDVVRSVTLKDLRDGTHRTLTARYVLDATETGELLDLAGVEHANGAEAQAEFDEPHAPDEAQPLNQQGITVCFALSHHEGEDHTIDRPEDFDFWRDHRPSFWPGPLLGFEAPDPRTLEAVPRTFVPNPALDPLSVSADQSADAGDKELWGFRRILARKLHAPGAFDSDITLVNWPLNDYWLKPYIGQEAEALREARQLSLSLLHWLQTEAPRADGGTGFPGLRIRPDVTGTADGLAKAAYVRESRRIKAVTTVTEHDVAIDIVGPRGGTRHRDSVGVGSYRIDLHPSTGGDNYIDIGSVPFEIPLGALVPRRVRNLLPAGKNIGTTHITNGCYRLHPVEWNVGEVAGALAAHCVAEDVEPHQVQAEDKRFEEFARLLDRDGVQRHWPDVRGY; from the coding sequence GTGATACCCGAAGCAGACATCCTCGTCGTGGGAGGCGGCCTCGGTGGTGTGGCCGCCGCACTCGCCGCCTGCCGGGCAGGACGCAGCGTCGTGCTCACCGAGGAGACGGACTGGATCGGCGGCCAGCTCACCAGCCAGGCCGTACCGCCCGACGAGCACCCGTGGGTGGAAAGGTTCGGCACGACCGCCTCGTACCGGCGGATGCGCGAGGAGATCCGGAGGTACTACCGCCACTGGTACCCGCTGCGGGCCGAGGCCCTGGCGCTCACCGACCTCAACCCGGGAGCCGGCCGCGTCAGCAAGCTCTGCCACGAGCCGAAGGCCGCCCTCGCCGTCCTGGAGGGCATGCTCGCACCCCACCGAGCGGCGGGACGGCTGACCGTACTCACCGAGCACCGGCCGATCTCCGCCGAGTCCGACAACGATGTCGTACGGTCGGTGACCCTCAAGGACCTGCGCGACGGGACACATCGCACCCTCACCGCGCGTTACGTCCTGGACGCCACCGAGACGGGTGAACTCCTCGACCTCGCGGGTGTCGAGCACGCGAACGGGGCCGAAGCGCAGGCCGAGTTCGACGAGCCGCACGCCCCCGACGAGGCTCAGCCTCTCAACCAGCAGGGCATCACGGTCTGCTTCGCGCTCTCCCATCACGAGGGCGAGGACCACACGATCGACCGCCCGGAAGACTTCGACTTCTGGCGCGACCACCGGCCCTCGTTCTGGCCGGGCCCGCTGCTGGGCTTCGAGGCCCCCGACCCGCGCACGCTGGAGGCGGTGCCGCGGACCTTCGTACCGAATCCGGCCCTCGACCCGCTCAGCGTCTCCGCCGACCAGAGTGCCGACGCCGGTGACAAGGAGCTGTGGGGCTTCCGTCGTATCCTCGCCCGCAAGCTGCACGCGCCGGGCGCCTTCGATTCCGACATCACGCTCGTCAACTGGCCGCTCAACGACTACTGGCTCAAGCCGTACATCGGTCAGGAGGCCGAAGCGCTGCGTGAGGCACGGCAGTTGTCGCTGTCGCTGCTGCACTGGCTGCAGACCGAGGCGCCGCGCGCGGACGGCGGGACCGGCTTCCCGGGACTGCGGATCCGCCCGGACGTGACCGGCACGGCGGACGGCCTGGCCAAGGCGGCGTACGTCCGTGAGTCCCGGCGTATCAAGGCCGTCACCACGGTCACCGAGCACGACGTGGCGATCGACATCGTCGGCCCACGCGGCGGCACGCGGCATCGCGACTCGGTGGGCGTCGGCAGCTACCGCATCGACCTGCATCCCTCGACCGGCGGCGACAACTACATCGACATCGGGTCCGTGCCGTTCGAGATCCCGCTCGGCGCACTCGTGCCGCGCCGGGTGCGCAACCTGCTGCCCGCCGGCAAGAACATCGGCACCACGCACATCACCAACGGCTGCTACCGCCTCCACCCGGTGGAGTGGAACGTGGGCGAGGTCGCCGGTGCCCTGGCCGCGCACTGCGTGGCCGAGGACGTCGAGCCGCACCAGGTGCAGGCCGAGGACAAGCGGTTCGAGGAGTTCGCGCGGCTGCTCGACCGCGACGGAGTGCAACGCCACTGGCCGGACGTACGCGGCTACTGA
- a CDS encoding hydantoinase/oxoprolinase family protein — translation MNTPRIRVGIDVGGTFTDAVAVDATTLELLGQVKVPTSHHHEDGVAHGIVEALDRLLEQTGCAPADVAFLAHGTTQATNALLEGDVATVGLIGIGTGPAAVLTRRLASFGKLELTPGKRLPLAYAHVTDPQDTAAVRHAVEELKGDGAQVLVASQPFSVDRPEGEQAVLDTARPYGLPMTAAHEITSLYGLHKRTRTAVVNAAILPRMLATADLVDASITKAGVTAPLMVMRCDGGVMVLDEMRRRPLLTVLSGPAAGVAGALMQERVSEGVFLETGGTSTDISVVRRGKVAVRHATILGKTSYLSALDVRTVGVGGGSMVRIGGGRVTGVGPRSAHIAGLPYACFASPDQLRDAKVDTVRPMDGDPADYAVIDAAGGRFAVTLTCAANALGRVPEGDFARCDPQSARAAIAPLAAHLGTDVATAATRILDAGIAQVKTVVDAMIRDYRLDKDTAILVGGGGGAASVTPHLALSSDMEGRIARHNEVISPIGVALALVREQVERIVPGATQEQILAVRAEAERAVVAQGAAAEGVEVEVTVDPQTNTVRAVATGATELRTQDRSHRADDTERLRAAAASLKTDPAAVHVLAGTAAHTVYGTETRRRLRATRRPIRIVDVDGVVRHHAADAHVETTTVAGAPEVLARLVGESTSYGDGGVRAPALRLLLGARIADLSGVLDPQPLLALARSELRARAADEPVVAVLEVRS, via the coding sequence ATGAACACACCCCGCATCCGCGTCGGCATCGACGTGGGCGGAACCTTCACCGACGCCGTAGCCGTGGACGCCACGACCCTCGAACTCCTCGGGCAGGTCAAGGTCCCCACCAGCCACCATCACGAGGACGGCGTCGCACACGGCATCGTCGAGGCACTCGACCGGCTCCTGGAGCAGACCGGCTGCGCCCCGGCCGACGTCGCCTTCCTGGCGCACGGCACGACCCAGGCCACCAACGCCCTCCTGGAGGGCGACGTGGCGACCGTCGGACTGATCGGCATCGGGACCGGCCCCGCGGCGGTGCTCACCCGCCGCCTCGCGTCGTTCGGCAAGCTCGAACTCACCCCCGGCAAAAGGCTTCCGCTGGCCTACGCGCATGTCACGGACCCTCAGGACACGGCCGCTGTCCGCCACGCCGTCGAGGAGCTGAAGGGCGACGGCGCTCAAGTCCTCGTCGCCAGCCAGCCGTTCAGCGTCGACCGTCCCGAGGGCGAGCAGGCCGTCCTGGACACGGCACGGCCGTACGGGCTGCCGATGACCGCCGCACATGAGATCACCTCGCTGTACGGGCTGCACAAACGAACCCGCACCGCCGTCGTCAACGCGGCGATCCTGCCCCGGATGCTGGCCACCGCCGACCTCGTCGACGCCTCCATCACCAAGGCGGGCGTGACAGCGCCGCTGATGGTGATGCGCTGCGACGGAGGCGTGATGGTGCTCGACGAGATGCGCCGCCGACCGCTCCTGACGGTCCTGTCCGGACCGGCTGCCGGAGTCGCGGGCGCTCTGATGCAGGAGCGGGTGAGCGAGGGCGTGTTCCTTGAGACCGGGGGCACCTCGACCGACATCAGCGTCGTACGCCGCGGCAAGGTCGCCGTCCGGCACGCCACCATCCTCGGCAAGACCTCGTATCTGAGCGCCCTCGACGTGCGCACGGTCGGTGTCGGCGGTGGCTCCATGGTGCGGATCGGCGGCGGCCGCGTGACGGGGGTGGGACCGCGCAGCGCTCACATCGCGGGGCTGCCGTACGCCTGCTTCGCCTCCCCCGACCAACTGCGCGACGCCAAGGTGGACACCGTCCGGCCCATGGACGGCGACCCCGCCGACTACGCCGTGATCGACGCGGCGGGCGGGCGGTTCGCCGTCACCCTGACCTGTGCCGCCAATGCCCTCGGCCGTGTCCCCGAGGGCGACTTCGCCCGCTGCGACCCCCAGAGCGCGCGTGCCGCGATCGCGCCGCTGGCCGCCCATCTCGGCACCGACGTCGCGACCGCGGCGACACGGATCCTCGACGCGGGAATCGCGCAGGTGAAGACGGTGGTGGACGCCATGATCCGCGACTACCGCCTCGACAAGGACACGGCGATCCTCGTCGGCGGAGGCGGCGGTGCCGCGTCCGTCACCCCGCACCTCGCCCTCAGCAGTGACATGGAGGGGCGGATCGCCCGTCACAACGAGGTCATCAGCCCCATCGGCGTCGCCCTCGCCCTCGTCCGGGAACAGGTCGAGCGGATCGTGCCCGGTGCCACGCAGGAACAGATCCTCGCCGTACGGGCCGAGGCGGAGCGGGCGGTCGTCGCCCAGGGCGCCGCCGCCGAGGGTGTCGAGGTCGAGGTCACCGTCGACCCGCAGACCAACACCGTGCGCGCGGTCGCGACCGGCGCCACCGAACTGCGCACCCAGGACCGGTCCCACCGCGCCGACGACACCGAGCGGCTCCGGGCCGCTGCGGCCAGCCTCAAGACCGACCCCGCGGCGGTCCACGTCCTCGCGGGCACCGCCGCCCACACCGTCTACGGCACCGAGACGCGCCGCCGCCTGCGCGCGACCCGCCGCCCTATACGGATCGTCGACGTGGACGGCGTCGTACGCCACCACGCCGCCGACGCCCACGTGGAGACCACCACCGTGGCCGGTGCCCCGGAGGTCCTCGCGCGGCTGGTCGGCGAATCCACCTCGTACGGCGACGGCGGGGTGCGCGCTCCTGCCCTGCGGCTGCTGCTCGGCGCCCGTATCGCCGACCTGTCCGGCGTCCTCGACCCCCAGCCTCTACTGGCGCTGGCCCGCAGCGAGTTGCGCGCCCGAGCGGCCGACGAGCCGGTGGTCGCGGTGCTGGAGGTACGGTCATGA
- a CDS encoding TRAP transporter large permease subunit, which yields MGVVILLVMAAGVALMLTRRLPTAFALALLAVAIAFLAGAPFTGKNSVLDTVLQEGAPALAATMIAIILGSWLGKLLDETGIAGTLVRKIVEFGGDRPTVVALGVLAVSALVGTVTGSAPAAMLAGIIGIPAMIAVGVPKVTAAGTVLMGIAVGIPFELPLWQFFSTALELPIPTVRGFMVKLFPFALAAALAFVLVETRRRGTEHAWSLKSVDSPGSPGSSGAKPRSRRAELGDAPWYALLAPAVPLVLALGFELAIIPSLLAGVLYALVTTTRPGKMNKRLLRTLYGGFEVAAPPLVLFIAIGILLAAVKLPGAVDALEPLVKAVSPQNPVVFVLVFTLLVPLCLYRGPLNVFGLGAGIAGVLIAAGIYPAVAVLGMATSYNQVFGVADPTSTQTVWSAQYAGVSPQQVMVRTLPYVWAVALGGLCVTAATYL from the coding sequence ATGGGTGTCGTCATCCTTCTCGTCATGGCGGCCGGCGTCGCCCTGATGCTCACCCGCAGACTGCCCACCGCCTTCGCGCTGGCCCTGCTCGCCGTCGCCATCGCCTTTCTCGCCGGGGCGCCGTTCACCGGCAAGAACAGCGTGCTGGACACCGTTCTCCAGGAAGGCGCGCCGGCCCTGGCCGCCACCATGATCGCCATCATTCTGGGGTCCTGGCTGGGCAAACTCCTCGACGAGACCGGCATCGCGGGCACGCTCGTCCGCAAGATCGTCGAGTTCGGCGGTGACCGCCCGACCGTGGTGGCCCTCGGCGTCCTCGCCGTGTCCGCACTCGTCGGTACGGTGACCGGCTCGGCACCCGCCGCCATGCTCGCCGGGATCATCGGCATCCCCGCCATGATCGCCGTCGGCGTGCCCAAGGTGACCGCCGCGGGCACGGTGCTGATGGGCATCGCCGTGGGCATCCCCTTCGAGCTGCCGCTGTGGCAGTTCTTCTCCACCGCGCTGGAACTGCCGATCCCGACCGTGCGCGGCTTCATGGTGAAGCTCTTCCCGTTCGCCCTGGCCGCCGCTCTCGCGTTCGTCCTGGTCGAGACGCGACGGCGTGGCACGGAGCACGCCTGGTCGCTCAAGTCCGTCGACTCCCCCGGCTCTCCCGGCTCCTCCGGCGCGAAGCCTCGTTCACGTCGCGCGGAGCTGGGCGACGCGCCCTGGTACGCGCTGCTCGCCCCCGCCGTCCCGCTCGTTCTCGCCCTGGGTTTCGAACTCGCCATCATTCCTTCGCTGTTGGCGGGAGTCCTGTACGCGCTGGTCACCACGACCAGGCCCGGCAAGATGAACAAGCGACTGCTACGCACCCTGTACGGCGGCTTCGAGGTGGCGGCCCCGCCGCTCGTGCTGTTCATCGCCATCGGCATCCTGCTCGCGGCCGTGAAACTGCCCGGCGCCGTGGACGCACTCGAACCGCTCGTCAAGGCCGTCAGCCCGCAGAACCCCGTGGTGTTCGTCCTCGTCTTCACGCTCCTCGTCCCGCTGTGCCTCTACCGCGGCCCCCTCAACGTGTTCGGGCTCGGCGCGGGCATCGCCGGCGTCCTCATCGCCGCCGGGATCTACCCCGCGGTCGCCGTCCTGGGCATGGCCACCTCGTACAACCAGGTCTTCGGCGTCGCCGACCCCACCAGCACACAGACCGTGTGGAGCGCCCAGTACGCGGGCGTCTCTCCCCAACAGGTCATGGTGCGCACGCTGCCGTACGTCTGGGCGGTCGCCCTCGGCGGGCTGTGCGTGACCGCGGCCACCTACCTCTGA